A genomic region of Papaver somniferum cultivar HN1 chromosome 7, ASM357369v1, whole genome shotgun sequence contains the following coding sequences:
- the LOC113296252 gene encoding uncharacterized protein LOC113296252 — MQQPCSSHLEAAHRVVRYLKGTVSTGIFLSATSSLSLTGYTDSDWAGCPTTLRSTTGYFTMLGDSPISWKSKKQPTISLSSAEAEYRALARLTSELQWLHYLFQDLRIHIPKPIPVYCDNQVAFHISENTVFHE, encoded by the coding sequence ATGCAACAACCATGTTCTAGTCACTTGGAAGCTGCTCATCGTGTCGTACGTTATCTTAAAGGTACTGTTAGCACTGGCATTTTTCTTTCTGCCACTAGTTCTTTATCCCTTACCGGTTATACAGACTCTGACTGGGCAGGGTGTCCCACAACTCTTCGATCAACGACAGGATACTTTACAATGCTAGGTGATAGTCCTATTTCTTGGAAATCCAAGAAACAACCAACCATATCACTCTCTTCTGCCGAGGCAGAATATCGTGCTCTTGCCAGACTTACCTCTGAATTGCAATGGTTACATTATCTCTTTCAGGATCTTCGCATTCATATTCCGAAGCCTATTCCAGTTTATTGCGACAATCAAGTCGCTTTTCACATCTCTGAGAATACAGTCTTTCACGAATGA